A genomic window from Silene latifolia isolate original U9 population chromosome 11, ASM4854445v1, whole genome shotgun sequence includes:
- the LOC141612268 gene encoding auxin-binding protein ABP20-like, with protein MILPIFITFSLLITSSYANSIEFDYCVADPTLPHGPTGYSCKDPTKATADDFAYSGLRTPGNTSSMFKSGVSLAFVAQFPGLNGLGISMVRADMAVGGAVPLHTHRVAELIVVIEGTIIAGFIDTNNTAFYKTLEKGDLFVIPPTLEHFQVNVGKVPAAVYASFGSANPGVQAVSNSLFQTDLPTEIVQKITLLDRAQIKKLKMMFGGTN; from the coding sequence ATGATTCTACCCATTTTCATTACCTTTTCTCTCTTGATCACATCCTCGTATGCTAACTCGATAGAATTCGACTATTGTGTCGCGGACCCAACCCTTCCTCATGGACCGACAGGCTACTCCTGCAAGGACCCAACCAAGGCCACAGCTGATGACTTCGCCTACTCGGGTCTTCGCACACCTGGCAACACGTCCAGTATGTTCAAATCCGGAGTATCTCTAGCTTTTGTAGCCCAATTCCCGGGTTTAAACGGGTTGGGCATATCCATGGTCCGAGCAGACATGGCAGTAGGAGGAGCGGTTCCCCTGCACACACACCGTGTCGCTGAGCTCATTGTAGTGATCGAGGGTACTATTATTGCTGGATTTATTGACACGAATAACACGGCTTTTTATAAGACCCTTGAGAAAGGTGACTTGTTTGTTATTCCACCAACACTCGAGCATTTTCAAGTCAATGTTGGGAAAGTCCCTGCTGCTGTATATGCAAGTTTTGGTAGCGCAAATCCTGGTGTTCAGGCTGTTTCTAATTCTCTTTTCCAAACAGACTTGCCTACTGAAATCGTTCAGAAGATTACTTTGTTGGATCGTGCGCAAATTAAGAAGCTTAAGATGATGTTTGGTGGCACTAATTAA
- the LOC141615295 gene encoding receptor-like protein EIX2 has protein sequence MRKSYLVVALVFLLMIYSSKSASLLKCKKNEQDALIMIKNSFSKDPMNRLSSWVGDDCCQWVGVKCDNVTGNVIKLNLRQNPSSNDVCFSESSMVSSGLSPAFIELKFLRYLNLAGNDFNGSQIPEFIGSMRHLRHLDLSRGGFAGPVPPQLGNLTHLKFLDLHVPFLCNGFGGLYTQSLGWASGLSKLRFLDMGSCIMSEAHDTFQVLVSLPSLSLISLAACQLPNTHLSEALMNYTSTSYFQHLQHLDLSHNNLDGPLPSIFKHMVSLRKLILSYNGFNGSIPLWLRNMTDLQVLKMRSNNISFVEGGLWEIMGNPCNFNYLDLSDNAIVQGGILDPTPNSSICPSYDIEYLNLLDNNLDGSLPSLLGQLTNLQYLDLSNNGFQGEIPASLGKLSALEYLDLSLNRLNGSIPDFVERLAKIEHLDISSNSITGTLSGIGNLSKLSFLDASFNHISLNLTFNPRPSFTLEVFKAHSCEINTVFPPWLMNQTRIEQLDLSYTGIYGELPGWLWNISRFQTLQVSGNQLTGSLPQHIVCDGCNLWLLDLHNNSLTGSIPHWLSHLETINVIILSANKLSGAVFEGENVSSLLTGKNVLNVLDLDDNMLSGEIQVGDVYPDASLKILSLRGNNFTGPIRSQLCQFRSLRVLELAQNSLTGQIPHCLGSIQFDSDAGGLISQTGVEIAEIIKGIMETVAGNGAHSLIDLSSNHLVGTIPEELTNISKLEGLNLSNNHLTGGIPAKIGNLKMLESLDLSNNQISGIIPQSLSAIPWIVSLNLSNNNLHGPIPTGNQLQTLIDPSIYAGNPGLCGPPLPKKCRNVPPSTTEDEEDEDDKRERMWFYTIIMFGVGTGFWVVVGTLVIKKSWRDAYFRFVEKTGVKIHQQFKSGINGG, from the exons ATGAGGAAATCATACTTGGTAGTGGCATTAGTATTTTTGCTGATGATCTACTCATCTAAATCCGCGAGCTTGCTGAAATGCAAAAAAAACGAACAAGACGCGTTAATAATGATAAAAAACAGCTTTAGCAAGGATCCTATGAATCGTCTTTCGTCATGGGTTGGTGACGATTGTTGTCAATGGGTAGGAGTGAAATGTGACAATGTCACAGGCAATGTCATTAAACTAAATCTCCGACAAAATCCGTCATCCAATGACGTATGTTTTTCTGAAAGTTCCATGGTGTCTTCGGGGCTCAGTCCTGCTTTTATCGAGCTTAAGTTCTTACGTTACTTGAACTTAGCCGGGAATGATTTCAACGGAAGTCAGATTCCAGAATTCATAGGATCCATGCGGCACTTGAGACATCTAGATCTCTCTCGAGGTGGCTTTGCGGGCCCTGTTCCTCCTCAACTTGGTAATCTCACCCATTTGAAGTTCCTTGATCTTCATGTTCCTTTTCTGTGTAATGGATTTGGTGGTTTGTACACTCAAAGCCTCGGTTGGGCATCTGGTCTTTCGAAACTGCGATTTCTTGACATGGGCAGTTGCATCATGTCTGAAGCACACGACACTTTTCAAGTGCTTGTAAGTCTTCCTTCGTTGTCACTCATTAGTCTAGCAGCATGTCAACTACCGAATACTCATTTATCAGAGGCTCTCATGAATTATACTTCGACTTCATACTTTCAACACCTTCAACACCTTGATCTTAGCCATAACAATCTTGACGGCCCTCTTCCGTCCATTTTCAAACATATGGTTTCCCTGCGAAAACTTATTCTTAGCTATAACGGTTTCAATGGTTCAATTCCGCTCTGGCTCAGAAACATGACGGACCTTCAAGTTCTTAAGATGCGTTCAAACAACATTAGCTTTGTGGAGGGAGGGCTATGGGAGATTATGGGAAATCCATGCAACTTCAACTATTTGGATTTGTCCGACAATGCCATTGTCCAAGGAGGTATCTTAGACCCGACACCAAATTCTTCTATCTGTCCGTCTTATGATATAGAATACTTAAATTTACTCGATAACAACTTAGATGGTAGTTTGCCCTCTTTGTTGGGACAACTCACAAACTTGCAGTACCTTGATCTTTCAAACAATGGTTTTCAAGGTGAAATTCCGGCATCGCTTGGGAAACTGTCAGCTTTGGAATACTTAGATTTATCACTAAATAGGTTAAATGGATCGATCCCAGATTTTGTAGAACGCTTAGCCAAGATAGAGCACCTAGATATATCATCAAACTCCATAACCGGTACCCTCTCTGGCATCGGTAACCTCTCTAAATTGTCTTTCCTGGATGCGAGTTTCAACCATATCAGTCTCAACCTGACTTTTAACCCGCGACCTTCCTTTACCCTTGAAGTGTTTAAAGCCCATTCTTGTGAAATAAACACGGTGTTTCCCCCGTGGTTAATGAACCAAACTCGGATTGAACAGTTGGATCTTTCTTATACTGGCATCTATGGAGAGTTGCCTGGATGGCTTTGGAACATAAGCCGCTTTCAGACATTACAGGTTTCTGGCAATCAACTAACAG GATCCTTGCCGCAACATATTGTCTGTGACGGCTGTAATTTGTGGTTGCTCGACCTTCACAACAACTCTCTAACGGGATCAATACCTCATTGGTTGAGTCATCTAGAAACAATTAATGTGATAATTTTGTCCGCAAATAAACTATCTGGAGCAGTGTTCGAAGGGGAGAATGTTTCCTCCCTTTTGACAGGTAAAAACGTCTTAAACGTTCTTGACCTTGACGACAATATGTTGTCTGGAGAAATACAGGTTGGAGATGTATACCCGGATGCTTCTTTAAAAATCCTTAGTCTGAGAGGGAATAACTTTACCGGACCCATCCGTTCACAGTTGTGCCAATTCAGATCTCTTCGAGTATTGGAACTCGCACAAAATAGCTTGACAGGACAAATCCCTCACTGTTTAGGCTCCATACAATTTGACAGTGATGCAGGAGGGTTAATCAGCCAGACCGGTGTAGAAATTGCGGAAATCATCAAAGGAATAATGGAGACGGTCGCTGGTAATGGAGCTCATTCCCTCATTGATCTCTCGAGCAATCATTTAGTCGGCACAATACCCGAGGAGCTCACAAATATATCCAAACTGGAGGGATTAAACTTGTCAAATAATCATCTTACAGGAGGCATTCCTGCAAAAATAGGCAACCTGAAAATGCTAGAATCGTTGGACCTGTCAAATAACCAAATCTCCGGTATTATACCACAAAGCTTGTCTGCCATACCATGGATAGTCAGCTTGAATTTGTCAAATAACAACCTCCACGGGCCAATTCCAACCGGTAATCAACTTCAAACTCTTATTGACCCGTCTATATATGCAGGCAATCCCGGCCTATGTGGGCCTCCCCTGCCCAAAAAATGCAGAAATGTGCCTCCTAGTACTACAGAAGATGAAGAAGACGAAGATGATAAACGTGAACGTATGTGGTTCTACACAATCATAATGTTCGGTGTTGGTACTGGATTTTGGGTTGTGGTTGGAACTTTAGTGATAAAGAAGAGTTGGCGAGATGCTTATTTCCGGTTTGTGGAGAAGACTGGAGTTAAAATACATCAGCAATTCAAGTCGGGGATCAACGGGGGTTAA